A genomic region of Photobacterium swingsii contains the following coding sequences:
- a CDS encoding YbhB/YbcL family Raf kinase inhibitor-like protein, whose translation MRKPLIFAVSVLLSSPSFAADFSLTSDSVVNGQPISNTFFANQFGCDGANEVPDLSWNNVPQGTKSFALTYFDMDAPTGSGFWHWSVFDIPGNVTHINGGINGGKLPVGTVEGKTDVGAKGFIGSCPQIGEVHRYQWKLTALDVAKLPVDSNATPQIVALTVLAHKIDDVTLTVLAGRK comes from the coding sequence ATGAGAAAACCTCTTATATTTGCAGTCTCGGTTTTATTGTCATCTCCTTCATTTGCCGCTGATTTCAGCCTGACGAGTGATTCCGTTGTAAATGGGCAGCCGATATCAAATACATTTTTCGCAAATCAATTTGGTTGTGATGGAGCTAATGAGGTTCCAGACTTGAGTTGGAACAATGTTCCCCAAGGCACCAAGAGCTTTGCTCTAACTTATTTTGATATGGATGCACCAACGGGGAGTGGTTTTTGGCACTGGTCTGTTTTTGATATCCCCGGCAATGTGACGCACATAAACGGTGGGATTAATGGCGGTAAGCTTCCTGTTGGCACTGTTGAAGGCAAAACGGATGTTGGTGCAAAAGGCTTTATTGGCTCTTGCCCACAAATCGGGGAAGTGCATCGTTATCAATGGAAGCTCACTGCATTAGATGTCGCTAAATTACCTGTTGATTCAAATGCAACCCCGCAAATTGTCGCTTTAACAGTGCTTGCTCATAAGATCGATGACGTAACACTGACAGTGTTAGCTGGACGAAAATAA
- a CDS encoding DoxX family protein yields the protein MKSKNEMWLFLQATSLLSFVAILYKMGTIDDTWLHASLFIFGAITPILVFALRNKNRVSFLITIVPTLIIIRIADQNDISLIGWLTAVSLIPLLIQFIGIAKEVYKENQHEFALMCIRLFVGFNFITHGTEKLFAGAAVHNGMRGYFGQVAGFDQVGPWFTDLMIYVGGVTEIGVALLIGWGLFTRLGVVWAIAYLIAAELFSGHFLIGYTWAMPGGGWEFPFFWAMILYPFFFLKNQGPMSFDGMLMKKRHASV from the coding sequence ATGAAAAGTAAAAATGAAATGTGGTTGTTTTTACAAGCAACCTCATTACTTTCGTTTGTCGCAATACTTTATAAGATGGGAACAATAGACGATACATGGCTACATGCGTCATTATTTATATTTGGTGCTATTACGCCCATTTTAGTGTTTGCCTTAAGAAATAAAAATAGAGTGTCGTTTTTGATCACCATAGTACCGACATTAATAATTATTCGAATTGCTGACCAAAATGATATTAGTTTAATCGGTTGGTTAACGGCCGTATCACTCATTCCACTTTTAATTCAATTTATTGGGATTGCGAAAGAAGTTTACAAAGAAAACCAACATGAATTTGCACTTATGTGTATTCGCCTATTTGTTGGTTTTAACTTTATCACTCATGGCACCGAAAAGTTGTTTGCTGGTGCCGCTGTGCACAATGGCATGCGAGGTTATTTCGGGCAAGTCGCTGGGTTTGACCAAGTGGGCCCATGGTTTACGGACCTGATGATCTATGTGGGTGGTGTAACTGAAATAGGTGTCGCGCTATTGATTGGCTGGGGATTATTTACTCGCCTTGGTGTGGTGTGGGCTATTGCTTATTTGATCGCTGCTGAGTTGTTTTCTGGGCACTTCCTTATTGGTTATACCTGGGCGATGCCAGGTGGTGGTTGGGAATTCCCATTCTTCTGGGCAATGATCCTATACCCATTCTTCTTCCTCAAAAATCAAGGCCCAATGTCGTTCGATGGTATGTTAATGAAAAAGCGACATGCTAGTGTTTGA
- a CDS encoding YgjV family protein, whose translation MTPFFLSQVLVAIAICFDLMSFQFKERKKIVTCLFCAGTLISSHFILLEQWTAASLMIIATVRYLVSVFSTSSKLKYLFCGASFISTFVTYSGLVSVISCLGSMFQTIAAFNENDRRLRELMIVGTAFWLLHNYLIGSPTAVVMEMLFISSNLIGYYRYYYKPAPAL comes from the coding sequence GTGACCCCTTTTTTTCTATCTCAAGTTTTAGTCGCAATCGCGATATGTTTTGACTTAATGTCCTTTCAATTCAAAGAGAGGAAAAAAATCGTAACCTGTTTGTTTTGCGCAGGTACACTGATCTCTAGTCATTTCATCTTGCTAGAGCAGTGGACAGCAGCAAGCCTGATGATAATAGCAACCGTACGATATCTAGTGAGCGTTTTTTCTACTTCTTCTAAGCTTAAATACCTTTTTTGTGGCGCATCATTCATCTCTACTTTTGTAACCTATTCGGGGCTGGTCAGCGTTATTAGTTGTTTAGGCTCTATGTTCCAAACGATTGCAGCTTTTAACGAAAATGACCGTCGCTTAAGAGAATTGATGATTGTAGGTACAGCATTTTGGTTGTTGCACAATTATCTAATTGGTTCACCAACTGCAGTAGTAATGGAAATGTTGTTTATCTCTAGTAACTTAATTGGCTATTATCGTTATTACTATAAGCCAGCACCTGCGCTGTAA
- a CDS encoding GNAT family N-acetyltransferase has product MKLSPFDQQDYHQLIKWIMSAETNYLWGGPVFSYPLDTEQIRIHCKQHQVFPFLLTRSGIKLGYVELYQESHDHFRICRVFIADEYRGQGLAKEMLTLLIDKAVNTLNAKQVSLAVFDHNHAAKACYLSLGFEITSLEKGIRSFNGEPWDLVLMTKAVWPKM; this is encoded by the coding sequence ATGAAGTTAAGCCCCTTTGATCAACAGGACTATCACCAGCTTATTAAATGGATAATGTCAGCTGAAACTAACTATTTATGGGGTGGCCCTGTTTTTTCTTATCCGCTTGATACGGAACAAATTCGCATTCACTGCAAGCAACACCAAGTCTTTCCTTTTCTGCTTACTCGCTCGGGTATCAAGCTTGGCTATGTCGAGCTTTATCAAGAATCTCATGATCATTTTCGTATTTGTCGTGTCTTTATTGCGGATGAATACCGAGGGCAGGGCTTAGCTAAAGAAATGCTGACACTGCTTATCGACAAAGCCGTAAATACTTTAAATGCTAAGCAAGTGAGCCTTGCTGTTTTCGATCATAATCATGCTGCAAAAGCATGTTATTTATCGTTAGGTTTTGAGATCACTTCGTTGGAAAAAGGCATTCGTTCTTTTAACGGCGAGCCTTGGGATTTAGTGTTGATGACAAAGGCGGTGTGGCCCAAGATGTGA
- a CDS encoding GNAT family N-acetyltransferase, with amino-acid sequence MEEKRINIRAARKSELELIHSLVISNNEWTKFNGPYYPYSHPSLEQFENSSFQRLLTGADLQLITIDDMPVGAVSCYWECEETRWLEAGVVIYDKQYWGKGIAALAIPLWVSYLFESKKIERVGLTTWSGNPRMMALALKLGFQQEARLRKVRYYQGEYYDSVKYGVLRSEWLERN; translated from the coding sequence GTGGAAGAAAAGAGAATAAATATCAGAGCAGCAAGGAAAAGTGAACTTGAGCTTATTCATTCTTTGGTCATATCAAATAACGAATGGACGAAGTTTAATGGTCCTTACTACCCATACTCTCACCCATCATTAGAGCAGTTTGAAAATTCTTCATTTCAGCGTCTGCTAACCGGCGCAGATTTACAGTTAATTACCATCGACGATATGCCTGTCGGGGCTGTTAGTTGTTACTGGGAATGTGAAGAAACGCGTTGGCTTGAGGCTGGTGTCGTTATTTACGATAAACAGTATTGGGGTAAAGGCATTGCTGCGTTAGCTATTCCATTGTGGGTTTCCTACTTGTTTGAGAGTAAGAAAATTGAAAGGGTTGGCTTAACCACTTGGTCGGGTAACCCTCGAATGATGGCATTGGCGTTGAAACTGGGGTTTCAGCAAGAAGCTAGGCTGAGAAAGGTGCGATACTACCAAGGTGAGTATTATGATTCAGTCAAATATGGTGTGTTACGCTCGGAGTGGTTAGAACGCAATTAA
- a CDS encoding GNAT family N-acetyltransferase, translating into MESQRIKLTPPSLAYADSMWTIIQESEAELSEFLPWVSESLTLNKLKDNIEFAAEHYNNFSDDFWFNIIEKRTGAFIGAVGFIVRDPDVPYFEIGYWLCTSMVGKGYISEAVKIIERFAFVDNKAQRVEIKMAGSNVKSRAVAERCGYQFEAKLENGRRLVSGELDSTVIYVKTALE; encoded by the coding sequence ATGGAAAGTCAGCGAATAAAACTCACCCCACCATCATTAGCATATGCAGATTCGATGTGGACTATTATTCAAGAAAGCGAGGCCGAGTTGTCTGAGTTTCTTCCTTGGGTATCTGAATCTCTGACGCTGAATAAACTGAAAGATAATATCGAATTTGCCGCTGAGCATTACAACAATTTTTCCGATGACTTCTGGTTTAATATTATTGAAAAGAGAACCGGGGCTTTCATTGGTGCTGTAGGTTTTATTGTTCGAGACCCAGATGTTCCATATTTTGAAATTGGGTACTGGCTTTGTACTTCCATGGTTGGTAAAGGCTATATAAGCGAAGCGGTGAAGATTATTGAACGCTTTGCATTTGTTGATAACAAGGCACAAAGGGTTGAAATAAAAATGGCGGGCTCTAACGTTAAGAGTCGAGCTGTTGCTGAGCGTTGTGGCTATCAATTTGAAGCTAAGTTAGAGAATGGGCGTCGTTTAGTTTCTGGCGAGTTAGATAGCACGGTTATTTACGTAAAAACAGCATTAGAATAG
- a CDS encoding HEAT repeat domain-containing protein — translation MSLAVQEIMRIYSSHSTYREQVLKSLGQAGGEDAVKEIMRIYSSHSTYREQVLHALGEAGGEEAVKEIMRIYSSHSTYREQVLKALGRAGRKLA, via the coding sequence ATGAGTTTGGCAGTCCAAGAAATCATGAGAATTTATTCCTCTCATTCTACCTATCGTGAGCAAGTACTAAAATCTTTAGGGCAAGCAGGCGGTGAAGATGCCGTTAAAGAAATTATGAGAATCTACTCATCCCACTCTACATATCGTGAGCAGGTTTTACATGCATTAGGAGAAGCCGGCGGCGAAGAGGCGGTCAAAGAAATCATGAGAATTTACTCATCTCATTCCACTTATCGAGAGCAGGTTTTAAAAGCTCTGGGGCGTGCAGGTCGAAAATTAGCCTAA
- a CDS encoding GNAT family N-acetyltransferase, giving the protein MELKYRSADIEDLESLVTLLSNDPLGSKREDASVPLNSAYIEAFEAIVRDPNNELLVVEQENSLVGMLQITFIPYLTHIGSWRCLIEGVRIHSDYRGHGFGEQMFAHAIELAKNKGCTIVQLTSDKQRPDAIRFYEKLGFKATHEGFKLAL; this is encoded by the coding sequence ATGGAATTGAAGTATCGTTCAGCTGATATTGAAGATTTGGAAAGTCTTGTTACTTTGCTTTCAAATGACCCACTTGGTAGTAAAAGGGAAGATGCGTCTGTTCCGTTGAATAGTGCGTATATTGAAGCGTTCGAAGCAATTGTACGAGACCCAAATAACGAATTACTTGTTGTTGAGCAGGAAAACTCTCTAGTCGGGATGCTTCAAATTACCTTTATTCCTTACCTGACGCATATTGGTAGTTGGCGTTGTCTTATCGAAGGTGTTCGAATCCATAGTGACTACCGTGGACATGGTTTCGGTGAGCAAATGTTCGCACATGCTATCGAACTGGCAAAAAACAAAGGCTGTACAATCGTTCAGTTAACAAGTGACAAGCAGCGCCCTGATGCAATCAGGTTTTATGAGAAACTTGGATTCAAAGCAACACATGAAGGGTTTAAGCTCGCGTTGTAG
- a CDS encoding GNAT family N-acetyltransferase, whose amino-acid sequence MVQITADDWGLFQSLNQDPAVISLCFDEPSPEAIKESFESRLPAWNKSSDHWLCLTMTLAETGEKIGVTGFRMAEGKAEVGYLILPKYHGQGFGTESLKALLKWASEEQGIQSFGAIVTEGNVSSEKVLTKSGFSLKEVVPDAYEIGGKLYADHIYSYESIALKQTV is encoded by the coding sequence ATGGTTCAAATTACGGCTGATGACTGGGGTTTATTTCAGTCTTTAAATCAAGACCCAGCAGTAATTAGCCTATGTTTTGATGAACCATCGCCTGAGGCTATTAAAGAAAGCTTTGAGTCGAGGCTTCCAGCTTGGAATAAAAGCTCTGATCATTGGTTGTGTTTGACGATGACTCTAGCTGAGACGGGTGAAAAAATTGGCGTTACTGGTTTCCGTATGGCCGAAGGCAAAGCTGAAGTTGGTTACTTAATCCTGCCTAAATATCATGGTCAAGGCTTTGGTACAGAGTCTTTAAAAGCTTTGCTTAAGTGGGCGTCGGAGGAACAAGGTATTCAATCATTCGGCGCAATAGTGACTGAAGGAAATGTTAGTTCTGAGAAGGTGCTAACTAAAAGTGGCTTTTCTTTGAAAGAAGTCGTGCCGGACGCTTATGAAATAGGCGGTAAGTTGTACGCCGACCACATCTACAGCTACGAAAGTATTGCTTTAAAACAAACTGTTTAG
- the cyaB gene encoding class IV adenylate cyclase — translation MSEHFEGKFEVELKYRLTSKSQFLETLNSMKYEVMLQDNLESDCYFDTPEQHLLVNNKSLCVREMDPSGIKLWIVKGLEADRCEATTISDANKAKSMLNTMGYNLVLSMKKMRSIYFVGKFHITVDHLDGVGDFAEFAIMTNDESLLESYKSELIDLASQFGLTSSDLEHKSYRVLYSESLTV, via the coding sequence ATGTCAGAACATTTTGAAGGCAAATTTGAAGTTGAGTTAAAATACCGATTAACGTCTAAATCTCAGTTCTTAGAGACGTTAAATTCAATGAAATATGAAGTAATGCTTCAAGATAACCTAGAATCTGATTGCTACTTTGATACGCCAGAGCAACATCTCCTCGTTAATAATAAAAGTCTTTGTGTTCGTGAAATGGATCCATCTGGAATTAAGCTTTGGATCGTAAAAGGCCTAGAAGCAGACCGTTGCGAAGCGACTACTATTAGTGATGCTAATAAAGCAAAGAGTATGCTAAATACGATGGGGTATAACCTTGTGCTATCAATGAAGAAGATGCGTAGTATTTATTTCGTAGGTAAATTTCATATAACAGTTGATCACCTTGATGGAGTAGGTGACTTTGCTGAATTTGCAATTATGACAAATGATGAAAGTTTACTTGAAAGCTATAAGTCAGAATTAATTGATTTAGCGAGTCAGTTCGGTTTGACATCTAGCGACTTAGAACACAAGTCATATCGGGTTCTTTATTCAGAAAGTCTTACGGTATAA
- a CDS encoding GNAT family N-acetyltransferase, whose translation MIVENVLPENYAEMLDVWENSVRATHDFITEEDIEFFKPIIIEQAFPAVELRCVKNESGSILGFVGIHDSKVEMLFILNEARGQGVGKVLLQYAIEQLGATQVDVNEQNPQAVGFYEHMGFNVVSRSPLDDMGKPFPILHMTR comes from the coding sequence ATGATTGTAGAAAATGTGCTTCCTGAAAATTATGCAGAAATGCTTGATGTTTGGGAAAATTCAGTCCGAGCAACTCATGACTTCATAACAGAAGAAGATATTGAGTTTTTTAAACCAATTATCATTGAGCAGGCTTTTCCTGCTGTCGAGTTAAGATGTGTAAAAAATGAAAGTGGTTCAATTTTAGGTTTCGTAGGTATTCATGATTCCAAGGTTGAAATGCTGTTTATTTTAAATGAGGCGAGAGGACAAGGGGTTGGTAAAGTTCTACTGCAATACGCAATAGAGCAGTTAGGTGCAACCCAAGTCGATGTAAACGAACAAAATCCACAAGCAGTAGGCTTCTACGAGCATATGGGTTTTAACGTCGTTTCTCGTTCACCGCTTGATGATATGGGAAAACCTTTTCCAATTCTGCATATGACACGTTAA
- a CDS encoding GNAT family N-acetyltransferase: protein MEYQLDIEPSDNNINEIRDGLIKHNTPFLGGIPKSQVGYYAIEGEKKVGGIIADIWGNWLLIKFLWVDDSVRGKQVGSELIKLLEAHAVSEGCKSALVDTLSFQAKPFYEKQGYKCQMVLDNYPMDSKLSFLTKALVKE, encoded by the coding sequence ATGGAATATCAACTAGATATTGAGCCGTCAGATAATAATATCAATGAAATACGTGATGGGTTAATCAAGCATAATACGCCATTTTTGGGCGGTATACCTAAGTCACAAGTAGGTTACTATGCTATCGAAGGCGAGAAGAAAGTAGGCGGTATTATTGCTGATATTTGGGGTAATTGGCTGCTTATTAAATTTCTATGGGTTGATGACTCAGTGAGGGGGAAGCAAGTAGGTAGTGAGTTGATCAAGTTGTTAGAAGCTCACGCAGTGTCTGAGGGATGCAAATCAGCGCTTGTTGATACTCTTAGCTTCCAAGCGAAGCCCTTCTATGAGAAGCAAGGTTACAAGTGCCAAATGGTTTTGGATAACTATCCGATGGATTCGAAACTTTCGTTTTTGACCAAAGCACTTGTTAAAGAGTAA
- a CDS encoding sugar phosphate isomerase/epimerase family protein gives MHLGVQLYAFEKEHILNKPDYIFRHLAEMGYQAIEMPFMMDVHPYTKEYGLQYSALHTGPDALKDLPRLISHLQLNDCQNLCISGPLAWHDRSLGNFQKTCVFLNEQAALLKPEGIKIHYHNHDFEFKCAENKVSPFDILLEQLDPSLIQLCVDTGWLHMIGLDPVTFLKQYRDRISYAHLRDFLNGKSVALGQGSVDVASIVHELRENALLEWLVVEHEPEPAALEKLSVSRSYLKTKLLL, from the coding sequence ATGCATCTAGGTGTTCAGCTTTATGCTTTTGAAAAAGAACATATTTTAAATAAACCTGACTATATTTTCAGACATTTAGCTGAAATGGGTTATCAAGCTATTGAAATGCCTTTCATGATGGATGTTCACCCATATACCAAGGAATATGGTTTACAGTATTCAGCGTTACATACTGGCCCTGATGCCCTAAAAGATTTACCAAGACTAATAAGTCACTTGCAGTTAAATGACTGTCAGAATTTATGTATTTCTGGCCCTTTAGCGTGGCATGACCGAAGTTTAGGTAACTTTCAAAAGACATGCGTATTTCTAAACGAGCAAGCAGCGTTATTGAAGCCTGAAGGTATCAAAATACATTATCACAATCATGATTTTGAATTTAAATGTGCGGAAAACAAAGTTAGCCCTTTTGATATTCTATTGGAGCAACTCGATCCATCATTGATTCAATTATGTGTCGATACTGGCTGGCTCCACATGATTGGGTTAGATCCAGTTACGTTCCTGAAGCAATATCGAGATAGGATTTCATATGCTCATTTGAGGGACTTTCTTAATGGTAAGTCTGTTGCATTAGGTCAAGGTTCAGTTGACGTTGCTAGTATTGTCCATGAGCTAAGAGAGAATGCTTTACTTGAATGGTTAGTTGTAGAGCATGAACCTGAGCCTGCGGCACTTGAGAAGTTGTCTGTAAGTAGATCTTATCTTAAGACTAAGTTATTGCTGTAA
- a CDS encoding class I SAM-dependent methyltransferase: MSHSIFRKDGTAQGVAKQRLIETLAHADKRIINDPYAERFVIGATLIKLLGHKFSVWLSGKFAPGFHEHLISRTRFIDEQVKESASDGFEQYVILGAGYDLRPYRLDLPSSMKVFEVDQMEVQARKRSKLPQNLPNIDNVTYVDIDFNHQSLTEQLLATSFDKNKRTIFTLEGVSQYISKEALASTIKELSKLTQGSSSTFVMSYVNDLIESDPKACFGEGYPRAAERAETIQRLSAKSGEPWVSFYNAEEIEALLSLNGFTVKENRTLADLNDVYFSPAGRSIPEDQIFKLEHFVVAES, encoded by the coding sequence ATGAGTCATTCAATATTTAGAAAAGATGGTACTGCCCAAGGGGTGGCGAAACAGCGCCTGATTGAAACACTGGCTCATGCAGATAAACGTATCATCAATGATCCTTATGCTGAGAGATTTGTTATAGGTGCCACTCTGATAAAGCTGCTTGGGCATAAATTTAGCGTATGGCTTTCTGGAAAATTTGCGCCTGGTTTTCATGAACATCTAATTTCGCGAACTCGCTTTATTGATGAACAAGTAAAAGAGAGTGCTTCAGATGGTTTCGAGCAATACGTTATTCTTGGAGCTGGGTATGACTTAAGGCCTTATCGCTTAGACTTGCCATCCTCAATGAAGGTTTTTGAAGTAGATCAAATGGAAGTTCAGGCTAGGAAGCGCTCAAAACTTCCTCAAAATTTGCCTAACATTGATAATGTTACTTATGTGGATATTGATTTTAATCACCAGTCGTTGACTGAACAGCTTTTAGCTACGAGTTTTGATAAAAACAAGCGCACAATATTTACGCTTGAAGGTGTTTCTCAGTACATTAGTAAAGAGGCGCTTGCTTCGACAATAAAAGAGCTGTCAAAACTTACCCAAGGATCAAGCTCAACTTTCGTTATGTCTTATGTCAATGATTTAATAGAAAGTGATCCTAAAGCGTGTTTTGGTGAAGGTTATCCAAGAGCCGCTGAACGAGCTGAAACAATACAGCGTTTATCCGCGAAGAGTGGTGAGCCTTGGGTATCATTCTACAATGCCGAAGAAATCGAAGCGCTATTATCTCTTAATGGATTTACAGTAAAAGAAAACAGAACCTTGGCAGACCTGAATGATGTTTATTTTTCTCCTGCGGGGAGATCTATTCCTGAAGATCAGATCTTCAAATTGGAACATTTTGTCGTAGCGGAATCGTAG
- a CDS encoding nuclear transport factor 2 family protein gives MEPKQIVQKWVEAFNKGDADEIAEFYSEDAVNHQVANEPVVGKKAIKQMFADEFAAAEMVCIVENIFQDSQWAILEWKDPIGLRGCGFFQFENGVIVFQRGYWDKLSFLQAHNLPIPS, from the coding sequence ATGGAACCGAAGCAAATTGTTCAGAAGTGGGTTGAAGCTTTTAACAAAGGCGATGCGGACGAAATCGCAGAATTTTACAGTGAAGATGCAGTTAATCATCAAGTTGCCAACGAACCGGTTGTTGGTAAAAAAGCCATAAAACAGATGTTTGCGGATGAGTTTGCAGCGGCTGAGATGGTTTGTATTGTTGAAAATATTTTCCAGGATAGTCAGTGGGCGATATTGGAGTGGAAAGATCCAATCGGGTTACGTGGCTGTGGTTTTTTCCAGTTTGAAAATGGCGTTATTGTTTTTCAAAGAGGCTACTGGGATAAGCTTAGTTTCTTACAAGCCCATAATCTTCCTATACCTAGCTAA
- a CDS encoding antibiotic biosynthesis monooxygenase family protein has product MIAVIFEVQVAEGKTSEYTDIANEIKPLLSEIEGFISIERFQSLTNEGKVLSLSFWRDEESIQEWRRLERHRFAQSKGRSSVFENYRLRVAGVIRDYGMDERSEAPRDSIEAHG; this is encoded by the coding sequence ATGATTGCTGTAATCTTCGAAGTTCAAGTCGCGGAAGGTAAAACTTCAGAATACACTGATATTGCAAACGAAATTAAACCATTACTTTCGGAAATTGAAGGCTTTATTTCAATAGAGCGTTTCCAAAGCCTTACTAACGAGGGGAAGGTTCTTTCTCTGTCATTTTGGCGCGATGAAGAGTCTATTCAAGAATGGCGCCGCCTAGAAAGGCACAGATTCGCACAATCTAAAGGTCGAAGCAGTGTTTTTGAAAACTACAGATTGAGAGTGGCTGGCGTTATTCGGGACTATGGCATGGATGAACGCTCTGAAGCCCCAAGGGATAGCATCGAAGCACACGGCTAG
- a CDS encoding class I SAM-dependent methyltransferase, translated as MNKEATIAGQAVYSKKVLSVYDFWVLGVSNNYFWKCPTKLISAQFSMLVSPNHLDVGVGSGYYLKNFLPQTTKRIALLDLNQNSLDTTSKAISHFQPEVYCGDVLEPIELSGEKFDSISVNYLLHCLPGNLIEKGIMFKHLKSHLNQGGVVFGSTILGKGTKLNIFAKKLMAVYNKKGIFSNHNDDLDSLVASLNEHFTDVKVEVVGCVALFSAKKI; from the coding sequence ATGAATAAAGAAGCTACAATTGCAGGGCAGGCTGTTTACTCGAAAAAAGTACTCTCCGTATATGATTTTTGGGTTTTAGGGGTGTCAAATAACTATTTTTGGAAATGCCCAACGAAACTCATTAGTGCACAATTCTCAATGCTAGTTTCACCTAATCACTTAGATGTTGGTGTTGGCTCTGGTTACTATCTTAAGAACTTTCTCCCTCAAACTACAAAACGTATCGCTCTGCTAGATTTGAATCAAAATAGCCTTGATACAACATCAAAGGCCATTAGTCATTTTCAACCTGAAGTGTACTGTGGTGATGTGCTTGAGCCTATTGAATTAAGCGGCGAAAAGTTTGACTCAATAAGTGTGAATTATTTACTTCATTGCTTACCTGGAAACTTAATTGAGAAAGGCATTATGTTCAAGCATCTAAAAAGTCACTTGAACCAGGGAGGGGTAGTGTTTGGTAGTACAATTTTAGGTAAGGGTACGAAGCTGAATATTTTCGCTAAAAAATTGATGGCTGTTTACAATAAAAAAGGGATATTTAGTAACCACAATGATGATTTAGATTCATTAGTGGCATCATTGAATGAGCACTTTACTGATGTAAAAGTGGAAGTGGTAGGCTGTGTTGCCTTGTTTTCTGCTAAGAAAATATAA
- a CDS encoding NAD(P)H-dependent flavin oxidoreductase, producing the protein MNDKELLGTDLPIIQAPMAGVQGSALAIAVSEAGGLGSLPCGMLSTEKIISEIELIKAATCNPYNLNFFCHEPSPYDENRQAMWRKTLQPYFTELGVKIDLTAGSNRVPFSHDIADAIEPFSPEFISFHFGLPDKDLLQRVKSWGTKVVSSATTVEEAIWLESRGVHGIIAQGLEAGGHRGMFLSNQISTQMGLASLISQVVNRVNIPVIAAGGISDRKDVNACLQMGASAVQVGTSYLLCTEAETPKMHRLALKSDKSSHTALTNIFSGKPARGIVNRVMDELGYMSAFAPEFPFASIEMSQLRHRAEKLGMDGFSPLWCGQNTLGCKEISAKALTLQLAGKSE; encoded by the coding sequence ATGAACGACAAGGAATTATTAGGTACGGATTTACCTATCATTCAGGCCCCAATGGCAGGTGTTCAAGGCAGTGCTTTGGCTATTGCTGTTAGTGAAGCTGGAGGGTTAGGTTCTTTACCCTGTGGCATGCTGAGTACGGAAAAAATCATTAGTGAAATTGAGTTAATTAAAGCGGCAACATGCAATCCGTATAATCTGAATTTTTTCTGCCATGAGCCTAGTCCTTATGACGAAAATCGCCAAGCGATGTGGCGAAAGACACTCCAGCCTTATTTTACTGAGTTAGGCGTTAAAATAGACCTTACCGCGGGTAGTAATAGGGTGCCTTTTAGCCATGATATTGCTGACGCGATTGAACCTTTTTCCCCCGAATTTATTAGCTTTCACTTTGGGTTGCCAGACAAAGATTTATTGCAGCGTGTGAAAAGTTGGGGAACAAAGGTTGTATCCTCTGCGACGACTGTTGAAGAAGCAATCTGGTTAGAGTCGAGAGGTGTGCACGGGATCATCGCTCAAGGACTCGAAGCTGGTGGGCATAGAGGAATGTTCCTCTCTAATCAGATTTCAACTCAAATGGGGCTAGCCTCGCTTATTTCTCAGGTTGTTAATCGCGTTAATATTCCCGTGATAGCCGCAGGGGGTATAAGTGACAGAAAGGACGTGAATGCTTGCCTGCAAATGGGTGCAAGCGCAGTACAAGTTGGAACGTCATATTTATTATGCACAGAAGCTGAAACACCGAAAATGCATAGGTTAGCATTAAAGAGTGACAAGTCATCACACACGGCTTTAACGAATATATTTTCTGGTAAGCCTGCTCGGGGTATCGTGAATCGTGTCATGGACGAACTTGGTTATATGAGTGCCTTTGCTCCTGAATTTCCGTTCGCTTCAATTGAAATGTCGCAATTACGTCATAGAGCCGAAAAACTCGGAATGGATGGCTTTTCTCCGTTATGGTGTGGTCAGAATACTCTAGGGTGCAAAGAGATTTCCGCAAAAGCACTCACGCTTCAGCTGGCAGGAAAGAGCGAGTAA